In Thermococcus profundus, the genomic stretch CCTTTGACACCAGCGGGTCCCTGAGGGCGAGCTTCCTCTCTTTTCTTGGATATACCCTGCCATCGCCCCCGAGGTAGGGGATCTGGAGGAGCACTCGGAGGGCCTCGAAAATCTCAACGTAATCCCTTGCCGTGTGGGGGGATATTCCAACGGCCTTTGCAATGGAATTGAATGAAGTCGGGGAGGGAGCTTTATCGATTATGGCTCCCATCACTTCCCTTGCAAGCCCGGTAGAGCGCTCAAGGGCTTTCAGGTCGGCCTTTATTAGGCTCACGAGTTCCTCAACTCTCAGGGTTCCGTTCAGGTAGGCCAGATAACCTCCGGTTTTGAGGTAGTTTTCGAAGACCTCCTCGGCCTTCCCCGGGAAGAAGTCGTCGTAGAAGAGGCCGTAGTAGTCCCTGAAGCTCAGGGGTGTTACAGATACGTCCTTTCCCTTTCCCCTTCTCCCGCCGAAGGTCTCAACGTACCTCCCGATGAAAAGGGAGATTGAACCCGTAACGGTAACGACATCGTTCCGGAGCTCCCCGCTGTCTATTAGGAACTTTATTGCTTTCCACCAGTCGCGGACGAGGCTCACCTCATCGAGAAAGATGAAAGAGCTCTTTACCCCTTTTCTTTTTTTGAGCTTAATGTAGTC encodes the following:
- a CDS encoding ATP-binding protein, whose amino-acid sequence is MIETQNPWWFGEPDISWLLFENLPYRIRPKWLDELSREPFSLNFVVGPRRVGKTLGIKLLIRELIQDNPYQVFYFSCDVLEDYRDLLEILRDYIKLKKRKGVKSSFIFLDEVSLVRDWWKAIKFLIDSGELRNDVVTVTGSISLFIGRYVETFGGRRGKGKDVSVTPLSFRDYYGLFYDDFFPGKAEEVFENYLKTGGYLAYLNGTLRVEELVSLIKADLKALERSTGLAREVMGAIIDKAPSPTSFNSIAKAVGISPHTARDYVEIFEALRVLLQIPYLGGDGRVYPRKERKLALRDPLVSKAMALWTRREVGKDTLYEWLVQEHLYRIFGEVFYYRNSYEIDAIADGLRVEVKSGRNVKSGRYPRNVRVLSGKDVPEFLYGLQHRPSRER